A single region of the Malaclemys terrapin pileata isolate rMalTer1 chromosome 2, rMalTer1.hap1, whole genome shotgun sequence genome encodes:
- the LOC128831821 gene encoding vasoactive intestinal polypeptide receptor-like isoform X2: MHLFVSFILRATAVFIKDAVLFADENMDHCLMSTVACKVAVAFFQFSILANFFWLLVEGMYLQTLLLLTFVSDKQYVWWFILIGWGTPSAVMCAWILTRIYRQNTGCWDDDDENTAVLWIIRGPILLSVLINFIIFVNVIRILVQKLQSPEVSGSQSSHFVRLAKSTLLLIPLFGVHYIVFAFCPESTGLEARLYIELGLGSFQGFVVALLYCFLNGEVQVELKKRLRKWQYQEYLNFTRKPRRMSRENSPVNYVTQLSLLEKISPKRKTSLFRNGTSSV; the protein is encoded by the exons ATGCATCTGTTTGTCTCTTTCATCCTTCGAGCCACTGCTGTTTTCATTAAAGATGCTGTTTTGTTTGCTGATGAAAATATGGACCACTGCTTAATGTCAACG GTTGCATGTAAGGTTGCAGTGGCATTCTTTCAGTTCAGCATTTTAGCCAACTTCTTCTGGCTCCTGGTAGAAGGGATGTACTTGCAAACACTGCTGCTGTTGACATTTGTTTCTGATAAACAGTACGTGTGGTGGTTCATTTTGATTGGCTGGG GAACTCCCAGTGCGGTGATGTGTGCTTGGATCCTAACCCGAATCTACAGACAGAATACAGG ATGctgggatgatgatgatgagaatACAGCAGTGTTATGGATCATCAGGGGACCCATACTGCTATCTGTATTA ATTAACTTTATTATATTTGTCAATGTGATCAGAATTCTGGTGCAGAAATTACAATCTCCGGAAGTCAGCGGCAGCCAGTCTAGTCATTTTGT GAGACTAGCTAAATCCACCCTGCTCCTGATCCCACTCTTTGGAGTGCACTATATCGTGTTTGCGTTTTGCCCAGAAAGCACTGGATTGGAAGCTAGACTTTATATTGAGCTGGGCTTGGGCTCCTTTCAG GGCTTTGTTGTCGCCCTTCTATATTGCTTCTTAAATGGAGAG GTTCAGGTCGAATTAAAGAAACGACTGCGCAAGTGGCAGTACCAAGAGTACCTGAACTTCACCCGCAAACCTCGGCGCATGTCTAGAGAAAACAGCCCtgttaactatgtcactcagttATCACTGCTTGAAAAAATCAGCCCGAAGAGGAAAACCTCCCTCTTCCGGAATGGCACGTCCTCCGTGTGA